GAAGTCCTCGCGCCCCGACACCGCCAGCGAGCCGTACGTGAGACCATGATACCCGCCGTGGAAGGCGAGCACCCGCGGTTTTCCGGTGGCGATGGCGGCCGTCTTGAGCGCGGCCTCCACCGCCTCGCCGCCCGAGTTGGCGAGGATGGAGCGCGTGAGGCCCCCCGGCGCGGCCTCGGCCAGCGCGCGCAGGAGCTCGGCCTTGATGGCGGGCGGGTGCACGTCGCCCATGCCGTGCAGCAGGCGGGCGGCCTGGCGCTGCACGGCATCCACGATGCGCGGGTGCCCGTGCCCCGCGCCGGCCACCGCGAAGGCCGCCGTCAGGTCCACGAAGACGTTGCCGTCCACGTCGCGCACGTTCGCCCCGCGCGCCTCGGCCCAGAACACGGGGAAGTCGTCCGCCAGGTACGTGACGTTGGGCGACTCGTAGCGCGCCAGCTCCCCCGCCAGCCGCCGTGACTCCGGCCCCGGCGGCGGGCTCGCGAGCGTCGGCAGCTGCGCGCCGAATGCTTCAGACCTCACGGGGCCTCCCGGCTACTCCTGTCGGACTCGGCGGTGAGCACGATCTGTAATTGGCGATGTGCCTGCACCGCATCCTGGACCGCCAAGTTCCACACGATCTTCGGGTCTACATTGAAGTAGGAGTGCGTGAGGATGTCACGAAATCCCGCCAGCCCGCGCCAGTCGACCTCCGCATGCCGAGCACGTACCTCCGGAGGGATTTGCTTCGCGGCCTCTCCCACGATCTCGAAAGCTTTCATGACCGCGTAGAAGGTCCGGCGGTCGTCAACGAACTCGTCGCGG
The window above is part of the Longimicrobium sp. genome. Proteins encoded here:
- a CDS encoding aminotransferase class III-fold pyridoxal phosphate-dependent enzyme → MRSEAFGAQLPTLASPPPGPESRRLAGELARYESPNVTYLADDFPVFWAEARGANVRDVDGNVFVDLTAAFAVAGAGHGHPRIVDAVQRQAARLLHGMGDVHPPAIKAELLRALAEAAPGGLTRSILANSGGEAVEAALKTAAIATGKPRVLAFHGGYHGLTYGSLAVSGREDF
- a CDS encoding HepT-like ribonuclease domain-containing protein, giving the protein MVEALGHVQEFTSGITRDEFVDDRRTFYAVMKAFEIVGEAAKQIPPEVRARHAEVDWRGLAGFRDILTHSYFNVDPKIVWNLAVQDAVQAHRQLQIVLTAESDRSSREAP